TCTTCGGCTATGCCGATCGCCGCGTTGAAATCGTGCAGCGAGGGGATCGTCGCCTCGCCGACACCCACCGTGCCGATCGCTTCGGATTCGACCAGAGTGACCGACACGCCCGCCCCGGTGAGGCGGGAGACGGCCGCCGCGGTCATCCAGCCGGCAGTGCCGCCGCCGACGATCACCAGCTTGCGGATCGGCGGATGAGACGCGCCGCTCATGCCGCGCGGCCCTGACCGAAGCGCGCGTTCTGCGCATGGCGCAGCAAGTCCCTGTTGGTCGGAAGCTGCTGCAGCGCATAGTCGCCATGCTGGCGGATCGTGGCGAATGCGGCCCTGGCTTCGTTGCCCAGGCGGAAGACAGGCGCCTTGGCCGACAGGTCGGTCTTCCAGCCCATGCCGTAGAGGACATATTGCCAGCTCGGCGCGCCGAAAATGTCGATATTCGGATCGAAATCGAGTTCGTTGGGCGGGCGGAAACGCCAGCGGTCGAGCAGTTCCATCAGGCTGTCCGGCGTGGTTTCAGGGCGCACATTGTCGCGCCAGAAGTCGCTGTCGCGCCGCTGGCTCAGGAAATAGTGCATCTTGATGAAGTCGCGAGCGCGTTCGTACCGCGCACGCAGATTTGCGTTGTACTGCCGCGCCGAGGTTTCGAAGTCGCCGCCCCAGGGGAAGAGATTGGCGACGAGCTGCGCGGCAATTTCCGAAAAGACGATGCCGGTCGCTTCGAGCGGTTCGAAGAAGCCGCTCGACAATCCGATTGCGACACAGTTCTTGTGCCAGTTCGTCTCGCGATAGCCTGCGTCGAAACGGAAGCTGCGCGTCTCCAGCTTTTCGCCCGCCGGCCCCGCATAGGCGCGCAGTGCGGCTTCGGCGGCATCGGCATCGGTATGCGCGGACGAGAAGACGTGACCGACGCCGCGGCGAGAGCCGAGCGCGATGTCCCAGATCCAGCCTGATTGCTGGGCGGTCGAAACCGTATAGGAAGCGATCGGCGCGTCGGGACTGTCGTACGGGATCTGCATGGCGATGGCGCTGTCGCAGAACAACGTGTCGCGGCACGACGTCCAGGGCTGCCCCAGTGCCTTGCCGATCAGCTCGGCACGAAAGCCGGTGCAGTCGATATAGAGGTCGGCGGTCAGTACGCCGTTTTCCGCTGTCCGCACGCCCGCGATCGCTCCATCGTCGGAGAGTGCCACTTCGCTGACAGTGTCGGCGATGTGGCGCACGCTATTCGCGATCGCCTGTTCGCGCAGCAAGACGGCAAGCGCCTTGGCGTCGAAATGATAGGCGTAGTTGAGCGGGCCGACGAAATCGGAGTGGCTGGGCAATTTGGGGCCGCGACATGCGTCACCCGCGCGCTTTTGCGGCGTGGCGGCTTCGTCCCAGCGCGCATCGCCGGCCATGCCGAGCAGCCAGTAGGGGAGGAGTTCGGGGCCGTTCTGATCGTCGGCCGTCTGAAATCCGTGAAGATAATGATCGCTGGCGGCAGTTCCCGGCTCGGCCTGCCAGTGAACGAACTTGGCGCCCTGTTTGAAGGATGCGTCAC
This genomic interval from Sphingosinithalassobacter tenebrarum contains the following:
- a CDS encoding tryptophan halogenase family protein — its product is MTVARNILIVGGGTAGWITAGYLAKMLGAERPGGVSVTLVESPDIGILGVGEGTFPTIRKTLARIGIDEADLIRRCDASFKQGAKFVHWQAEPGTAASDHYLHGFQTADDQNGPELLPYWLLGMAGDARWDEAATPQKRAGDACRGPKLPSHSDFVGPLNYAYHFDAKALAVLLREQAIANSVRHIADTVSEVALSDDGAIAGVRTAENGVLTADLYIDCTGFRAELIGKALGQPWTSCRDTLFCDSAIAMQIPYDSPDAPIASYTVSTAQQSGWIWDIALGSRRGVGHVFSSAHTDADAAEAALRAYAGPAGEKLETRSFRFDAGYRETNWHKNCVAIGLSSGFFEPLEATGIVFSEIAAQLVANLFPWGGDFETSARQYNANLRARYERARDFIKMHYFLSQRRDSDFWRDNVRPETTPDSLMELLDRWRFRPPNELDFDPNIDIFGAPSWQYVLYGMGWKTDLSAKAPVFRLGNEARAAFATIRQHGDYALQQLPTNRDLLRHAQNARFGQGRAA